A region of Spodoptera frugiperda isolate SF20-4 chromosome 26, AGI-APGP_CSIRO_Sfru_2.0, whole genome shotgun sequence DNA encodes the following proteins:
- the LOC118264246 gene encoding uncharacterized protein LOC118264246: MTCAALVAMAVLVTASSAAAQLRPADAPPAINDTRCGTECVRCAADGCVKCARLLVWPGGTCAHDCPAGSREAWAHDDHLMGRVCYPAQSYNEVIVGAACGVAACIALVAAAAAYARCRNKSRAQPQPLPQRTHHDDDTRLREFHKQLDCLRPHAYTLLAILNHTRHQVRELYQLGNNDAAMAYSCILSDLAKLLILLNKQQVPVVPDEWPRLASWAERILKRYSRTNVGPQQEGQLVNFLPAPPSQGSDSETTQQSFSTFKPPSYSPTSYDSNILDKDIDCEWSDAGRPPSYSQVERERETIVLSDPWERRPIVRRESVWLEDEFFEMSRRPQDELTTEL; the protein is encoded by the exons ATGACGTGCGCGGCACTGGTGGCGATGGCGGTGCTGGTGACGGCGAGCTCAGCGGCGGCGCAGCTGCGGCCGGCGGACGCGCCCCCTGCCATCAACGACACAC GTTGTGGTACGGAATGCGTTCGCTGCGCCGCTGATGGATGCGTCAAATGTGCTCGCCTGCTGGTCTGGCCTGGAGGAACCTGTGCACATGACTGTCCTGCTGGCAGCCGTGAAGCCTGGGCCCATGATGACCACCTCATGGGACGAGTGTGCTACCCAGCGCAATCGTATAATGAG GTGATAGTGGGTGCTGCTTGCGGTGTGGCTGCTTGCATCGCTCTGGTGGCAGCTGCAGCGGCCTATGCCCGCTGCAGGAATAAGTCCCGAGCACAACCTCAACCTCTACCGCAACGAACTCACCACGATGACGATACTCGACTACGGGAATTTCACAAGCAGCTGGACTGCTTACGA CCGCACGCGTACACCTTGTTGGCGATACTGAACCACACTCGGCACCAAGTACGCGAGCTTTATCAGCTTGGCAACAATGATGCTGCAATGGCTTACAG TTGCATCCTGAGCGATTTGGCCAAGTTGCTGATATTGTTGAACAAGCAGCAGGTGCCTGTTGTACCGGATGAGTGGCCACGACTGGCTAGTTGGGCTGAAAG aATTCTGAAGCGCTACAGCCGTACAAACGTCGGTCCGCAACAAGAAGGCCAGCTAGTTAATTTCCTCCCCGCCCCACCGAGCCAGGGCTCCGATTCGGAGACAACCCAGCAATCTTTTTCGACATTCAAACCTCCTTCGTATTCTCCTACATCATATGATAGTAATATTTTAGACAAGGATATAGACTGCGAGTGGAGTGACGCAGGAAGACCACCCAGTTATTCCCAAGTAGAGAGGGAAAGAGAGACCATTGTTCTCTCCGACCCGTGGGAGAGAAGACCGATAGTAAGGAGAGAGAGTGTCTGGCTAGAAGACGAATTCTTCGAAATGTCGAGGCGACCACAAGACGAACTAACCACTGAACTTTAA